In Spodoptera frugiperda isolate SF20-4 chromosome 4, AGI-APGP_CSIRO_Sfru_2.0, whole genome shotgun sequence, a single window of DNA contains:
- the LOC118272517 gene encoding BTB/POZ domain-containing protein 6-B: protein MTVVTNPARTNSDDEIESGRESAAGEYAGNLDVEEHARLYDDEKQSDIVFVAGINGDTWRYPGHRRVLAATSPVFAALLACKTDVIVVDYIDRRGFEQLLRYHYCEPTQLNSVATARCALDAAYKFLCSPLAERCARRLDEMLDAGVALEILRDLRFLCARLPGAASAPPLPALSDDAAARSLAQCSRWCDSLAHNALLVLDDDADTALNDERLEDLTYEDLALIVKRDTLRVSSELVLAEALSRWATAACKRTKRELTSANKRAALGELAYCPRYLLLSGEELDRALSLELLEPMERALVTARARKLSAPVPVGAEQESLLRRWARPRPTEPAALPVHLSPRSEPPVEEPQPSKLCARRPKRPKQPSFAPEEKRKKKGCCACFGEGLLRAFICLFD, encoded by the coding sequence ATGACGGTGGTGACTAATCCAGCGAGGACCAACTCGGACGATGAGATCGAGTCTGGTCGCGAGAGTGCGGCGGGCGAGTACGCGGGCAACCTGGACGTGGAGGAGCACGCACGCCTCTACGATGACGAGAAGCAGTCCGACATCGTGTTCGTGGCCGGCATCAACGGCGACACGTGGCGCTACCCCGGCCACCGCCGCGTGCTGGCCGCCACCAGCCCCGTGTTCGCCGCGCTGCTGGCCTGCAAGACCGACGTCATCGTCGTCGACTACATCGACCGGCGCGGCTTCGAGCAGCTGCTCCGCTACCACTACTGCGAGCCGACACAACTCAACTCCGTGGCCACAGCTAGATGCGCACTCGATGCGGCCTACAAGTTCCTCTGTTCTCCGCTAGCAGAGCGATGCGCTCGACGTCTAGACGAAATGTTAGATGCTGGTGTAGCGCTCGAGATATTACGAGACTTACGATTCCTTTGTGCAAGGCTACCCGGAGCTGCGTCCGCACCTCCTCTGCCAGCTTTGTCAGATGACGCAGCAGCTCGGTCACTCGCGCAATGTTCCCGCTGGTGCGACTCATTGGCCCATAATGCTCTGCTGGTGCTCGATGACGACGCAGATACCGCGCTGAATGATGAACGCTTGGAAGACCTCACCTATGAAGATTTGGCGCTTATTGTAAAACGAGACACATTACGAGTATCCAGTGAGCTCGTATTGGCAGAGGCCCTTTCGCGGTGGGCAACAGCAGCTTGCAAGCGTACAAAGCGAGAGTTAACGTCAGCCAACAAGAGAGCAGCTCTTGGTGAGCTCGCCTACTGCCCGCGCTACCTGTTACTGTCGGGTGAAGAGCTAGATCGAGCTCTTTCTTTGGAGTTATTGGAGCCAATGGAGCGAGCTCTAGTGACGGCTCGCGCTCGCAAATTGTCGGCGCCAGTGCCAGTAGGCGCAGAGCAGGAGTCCCTGCTGCGTCGCTGGGCACGGCCGCGACCCACCGAGCCTGCAGCGCTGCCCGTGCACCTAAGCCCGCGCTCTGAGCCGCCTGTGGAGGAGCCGCAACCCAGCAAGCTATGTGCTCGCCGCCCCAAGCGCCCTAAGCAGCCCAGCTTCGCCCCCGAAGAGAAGCGCAAGAAGAAGGGATGCTGCGCGTGCTTCGGCGAGGGACTGTTACGTGCGTTCATTTGTCTGTTTGACTGA